A stretch of Spirosoma oryzicola DNA encodes these proteins:
- a CDS encoding alpha-L-fucosidase has translation MKFVSVFVFLFVNLLATSLWAQIGANHNKPQREEWLKDAGFGMFIHWNVDTQLGVVISHSLVGASPDYVERYISELPKTFYPKDWDPERLVILAKNAGMKYIMFTTKHHAGFCMWDTKTTDFGVMNTPYKKDIVRQYVDACRKWGLAVGFYYSPEDFSFAYRNGMKDITRDDHWEKAKPFQAKYKQFVEAQCQELMTKYGQVDLFFIDSDVLREEVKATVWKYQPNCLVTRGVLETPEQYLPGETLNTAWESCMTMGTAWNYKPTNDHYKSGTELIDILIESRAKGGSYLLNIGPTQWGDLNEGQQGRLMEIGAWHFINQEAVHNVRPWIVRNEGNIWLTKNKDEKTVYAYLTGMPDWPRGERRTFLLKSIKTTPTTEVSVLGQTGNVVEYQPKNDGQTRFEQTPEGLKISVVRAQRIYNNHKWPNPIVVKLKNVEASVEPAHFKTVKAEKLPNGNLKLTADLSKMGSGKDYRVGFEYRPVQSSLNEEFNQKWTETDVYPVAKTGEQSLEIVQSNIKSYDEIEYRAILYQDGLKIDGNTQKISKLRLE, from the coding sequence ATGAAGTTCGTTAGCGTCTTTGTTTTTCTTTTCGTCAATCTGCTGGCAACCAGCCTCTGGGCTCAGATCGGGGCTAACCACAACAAACCACAGCGCGAAGAGTGGCTGAAAGATGCCGGTTTTGGCATGTTCATTCACTGGAACGTTGATACGCAGCTGGGCGTCGTGATCAGTCACTCACTGGTTGGTGCGTCGCCGGATTACGTTGAGCGGTACATCAGCGAACTGCCGAAAACGTTTTATCCAAAAGACTGGGATCCCGAACGGCTGGTCATTCTGGCGAAAAATGCGGGCATGAAATACATCATGTTCACGACCAAGCACCATGCCGGGTTCTGCATGTGGGATACCAAAACCACTGACTTCGGAGTGATGAACACGCCCTACAAAAAAGACATCGTGCGGCAGTACGTCGATGCCTGCCGCAAGTGGGGACTGGCGGTTGGGTTTTATTATTCACCCGAAGATTTTTCGTTTGCCTACCGCAATGGTATGAAAGACATTACCCGCGACGACCATTGGGAAAAAGCCAAGCCGTTTCAGGCCAAGTACAAGCAATTTGTCGAAGCCCAGTGTCAGGAGTTGATGACCAAATATGGTCAGGTCGACTTGTTTTTTATTGACAGCGATGTACTGCGCGAAGAAGTGAAAGCTACCGTCTGGAAATACCAACCCAACTGTTTGGTGACACGTGGAGTGCTGGAAACGCCCGAGCAGTACCTACCCGGCGAAACGCTCAATACGGCCTGGGAAAGCTGCATGACGATGGGAACGGCCTGGAATTACAAACCAACCAACGACCATTACAAATCGGGAACCGAACTGATCGATATTCTCATCGAGTCGCGGGCGAAGGGCGGCTCGTACCTGCTTAACATCGGACCAACGCAGTGGGGCGACCTCAACGAAGGCCAGCAGGGACGACTGATGGAAATTGGGGCCTGGCATTTCATCAATCAGGAAGCGGTTCATAACGTCCGTCCGTGGATCGTCCGCAACGAAGGAAATATCTGGCTAACCAAAAATAAAGATGAAAAAACGGTCTACGCCTATCTGACCGGAATGCCCGACTGGCCACGCGGTGAGCGCCGGACCTTTCTCCTGAAATCCATCAAAACAACGCCAACCACAGAGGTAAGCGTGCTGGGGCAGACCGGCAACGTGGTGGAATACCAGCCGAAAAACGATGGCCAGACGCGCTTCGAGCAAACGCCGGAAGGGCTTAAAATCTCGGTTGTAAGAGCGCAGCGGATCTACAACAACCACAAGTGGCCGAACCCGATCGTGGTCAAACTAAAGAATGTCGAAGCATCTGTAGAACCTGCTCATTTCAAAACGGTTAAGGCCGAAAAATTGCCGAACGGTAACCTGAAACTAACGGCGGATCTGAGCAAGATGGGGAGCGGCAAGGACTACCGGGTTGGCTTCGAATACCGGCCTGTTCAGAGTTCGCTCAACGAGGAGTTCAACCAGAAATGGACCGAAACAGACGTGTACCCCGTCGCTAAAACGGGCGAGCAAAGTCTGGAAATCGTGCAGAGCAATATCAAGTCGTACGATGAGATCGAATACCGGGCCATTCTGTACCAGGACGGGTTGAAGATTGACGGCAATACGCAGAAGATCAGTAAGCTACGCTTGGAGTAA
- a CDS encoding glycoside hydrolase family 20 protein, protein MPIRLTILLLLLNLGKPFAQSGLIPEPVSYRQTSGDLRLNQLTGIVSGAGVSNQFIGLAQAQIRASTGLTLPTKKTKSTLFLSIDSITSKQPEGYALQITPQGIRLTGHDEAGLFYGLQSLTQLFSQATSGIVPACEVTDYPRFSYRGMHLDVSRHQFPIPFIKKYIDLLALYKFNTFHWHLTDDQGWRIEIKRYPALQQKAAYRSETLIGHKKELPHRFDGKRYGGYYTQAEVKDIIQYATQRHITIIPEIEMPGHALAALSAYPELGCLKPNGQPGGPYQAATFWGIFDDVFCAGNDSTFTFLEGVLDEVVALFPSKYIHIGGDECPKTRWKTCTRCQARIQREHLKNEEELQRYFVRRMDMYLTKKGRHIIGWDEILEGTEHASSPSLRMSPEAIVMSWRGIQGGIEAIRQKHNAIMTPESHVYFDYYQSLYPEEPLAAAGYTPLSKVYAYEPIPAELRPDEAVYLKGVQGTAWSEYMDSPEKAEYMVFPRAMAVAEIAWSPRDNRNYADFLRRLRQQETLLKQRNVNYANRFDELTDTVSVNAAGGVDLKLSTTLPDATVRYTTDGTTPTLTSAVYSKPLSIAQTSTVKAAVFRDSKQQGRLFQKAFTISKATGKPVTFTPEPMGGYRPASPLVAVNGVAGTSRYNTGEWIGFQGKDAEVIIDLQATQTVSSIGTHILNYHWQRMWAPQMLQMAVSEDGKTFREVYQQTQFPVNGINPVRATFSPVQARYVRIRATNKGVIPANEYGAGGKAWLLLDEFRVD, encoded by the coding sequence ATGCCCATTAGACTTACGATTTTGTTGTTACTACTCAATTTGGGAAAGCCTTTCGCGCAAAGTGGACTGATTCCCGAACCGGTATCGTATCGACAAACTTCCGGCGATTTACGACTTAATCAACTGACCGGTATTGTGTCCGGCGCTGGCGTTTCTAATCAGTTTATCGGGCTTGCTCAGGCGCAGATCAGGGCGAGCACCGGGTTGACGCTGCCAACCAAAAAAACAAAATCGACTCTCTTCCTGTCGATTGATTCCATCACCAGTAAACAGCCGGAAGGGTACGCGCTGCAAATCACTCCGCAGGGTATTCGCCTGACCGGGCACGACGAAGCCGGATTGTTCTACGGCCTTCAATCGCTGACTCAGCTATTTTCGCAGGCTACATCGGGCATCGTTCCTGCCTGTGAAGTGACAGATTACCCGCGCTTTTCGTATCGCGGTATGCACCTGGATGTTAGTCGGCATCAGTTCCCGATTCCCTTCATCAAGAAATACATTGACCTCCTGGCGCTGTACAAGTTCAACACCTTTCATTGGCATTTGACCGACGATCAGGGCTGGCGCATCGAGATAAAACGGTATCCCGCCTTGCAGCAAAAAGCCGCGTACCGCTCCGAAACGCTGATCGGTCACAAAAAAGAACTACCGCACCGTTTTGACGGCAAGCGCTACGGCGGCTACTACACCCAGGCCGAGGTCAAGGACATTATTCAGTATGCCACGCAACGGCACATTACCATTATTCCTGAAATTGAAATGCCGGGCCATGCACTGGCCGCGCTGAGTGCTTACCCAGAACTCGGTTGTCTGAAACCCAATGGGCAGCCCGGCGGACCGTATCAGGCGGCTACGTTCTGGGGTATATTTGACGACGTGTTCTGCGCCGGAAACGACAGCACGTTTACCTTTCTCGAAGGGGTATTGGACGAGGTTGTGGCCTTGTTTCCGTCAAAGTACATTCACATCGGCGGGGACGAATGCCCGAAAACGCGCTGGAAAACCTGCACCCGCTGTCAGGCCCGTATCCAGCGGGAACACCTGAAAAACGAAGAAGAATTACAACGGTACTTTGTCCGTCGGATGGATATGTACCTGACCAAAAAAGGGCGGCATATCATCGGTTGGGACGAAATTCTGGAAGGAACCGAACACGCGTCGTCGCCGTCGTTGCGCATGTCGCCGGAGGCTATCGTCATGAGCTGGCGGGGCATTCAGGGTGGTATCGAGGCAATCCGGCAGAAGCACAACGCCATTATGACGCCCGAAAGTCACGTGTACTTTGATTATTACCAATCGCTTTACCCCGAAGAACCGCTGGCGGCTGCGGGGTATACGCCGTTGAGCAAAGTGTACGCGTACGAACCAATCCCGGCGGAGCTTCGTCCCGATGAAGCGGTTTACCTCAAAGGCGTGCAGGGAACCGCCTGGAGCGAGTACATGGATAGCCCCGAAAAGGCTGAGTATATGGTTTTCCCCCGCGCGATGGCCGTCGCCGAAATCGCCTGGAGCCCGCGCGACAACCGAAATTACGCGGACTTTCTTCGTCGGCTTCGTCAGCAGGAAACGCTCTTAAAACAACGGAACGTCAACTACGCCAACCGATTCGACGAACTGACCGATACGGTGTCTGTCAACGCAGCCGGTGGCGTAGATCTGAAGCTATCAACCACCTTACCCGACGCTACCGTTCGCTATACGACAGACGGTACGACGCCCACCTTAACGAGTGCAGTCTATTCCAAACCCTTATCCATTGCTCAGACGAGTACCGTGAAAGCCGCCGTTTTTCGGGATAGTAAGCAACAGGGACGCCTCTTTCAAAAGGCATTCACGATCAGCAAGGCCACTGGAAAGCCTGTCACCTTTACCCCCGAACCGATGGGGGGCTACCGACCCGCAAGCCCACTCGTAGCTGTCAATGGTGTGGCCGGAACCAGCCGCTACAACACAGGCGAGTGGATTGGTTTTCAGGGAAAAGACGCCGAAGTGATCATCGATTTACAGGCAACGCAAACCGTGTCGAGCATCGGTACGCACATACTCAATTATCATTGGCAACGAATGTGGGCACCCCAAATGCTCCAGATGGCCGTGTCTGAGGACGGAAAAACGTTTCGGGAGGTGTACCAGCAAACGCAGTTTCCCGTCAACGGCATCAATCCGGTGCGGGCGACCTTTTCGCCGGTCCAGGCACGTTACGTGCGGATACGCGCCACCAACAAAGGAGTCATTCCGGCGAATGAATATGGAGCTGGTGGTAAAGCGTGGCTACTGCTTGATGAGTTTAGGGTCGATTAA
- a CDS encoding SusD/RagB family nutrient-binding outer membrane lipoprotein: MKNRFHKIAACLVALCLLQSCSQGLEELNVNPDASSAASPDFVFTKAQYDAVGNMITGLQGTMQYTTSYNDVASWGSKYIFNQGTAPYTVFSNAYPNEINEIGEVIRGLEKDPALVNKLAIAKIWRVYSFSKVTDLYGDIPYTQAVQGYTSSVFKPAYDPQKDIYMDLLNELDKAIAMFDASKGTFGAADLIYGGDITKWKKFAYSLMLRMGMRMTKPDVALAETWVKKAIAGGPILEDADLAKITYMASGQVINQNPLAYWMLNSDYLKADGVSNPEGGKYYDTFINYLKKTNDPRLPVLSVVYVNGKPSTDVSIQKGMPANIANSKPADFVTYSEPNQNTILKLNSPMLVMTNAEANFYLAEAAMRGWYTAKSAATLYDQGLKAAMRQWALFGSDGVISQANIDAYASANALVTTATMAKQMEQLYTQFWVSIFPNSQEVFLNWRRTGYPALVPNNYVGNITGGQIFRRMLYPALEENLNRENYNAAVARQGENNFLSRIWLDK; this comes from the coding sequence ATGAAAAATCGATTCCATAAAATTGCCGCTTGTCTGGTTGCGCTTTGCCTGTTGCAAAGCTGTAGCCAGGGACTGGAAGAACTAAACGTCAATCCCGACGCATCCAGCGCGGCCAGCCCCGATTTCGTATTCACCAAGGCACAGTACGATGCCGTGGGCAACATGATCACGGGTTTACAGGGGACCATGCAATACACCACGAGCTACAACGACGTAGCCAGTTGGGGATCCAAGTACATTTTCAACCAGGGAACGGCACCGTATACGGTATTCAGTAATGCCTACCCGAACGAAATCAACGAGATCGGCGAAGTAATCCGGGGCCTGGAGAAAGATCCGGCCCTGGTGAACAAACTGGCGATTGCCAAAATCTGGCGCGTGTACAGCTTCTCGAAAGTTACGGACCTGTACGGCGACATTCCGTACACCCAGGCCGTGCAGGGCTACACCAGCAGTGTGTTCAAGCCAGCGTATGATCCTCAGAAAGACATTTACATGGATCTGCTGAACGAGCTTGACAAGGCGATTGCGATGTTTGACGCGTCGAAAGGAACGTTTGGCGCTGCCGATCTGATTTACGGGGGCGACATCACGAAATGGAAAAAGTTTGCGTATTCGCTGATGCTGCGGATGGGGATGCGCATGACAAAACCCGACGTTGCCCTGGCCGAAACCTGGGTAAAGAAAGCCATTGCCGGTGGACCGATTCTGGAAGATGCTGATCTGGCAAAGATTACGTACATGGCTTCGGGTCAGGTAATCAACCAAAATCCGCTGGCCTATTGGATGCTGAACAGCGATTACCTGAAAGCCGATGGCGTGAGCAACCCCGAAGGTGGCAAGTACTACGACACGTTTATCAATTACCTCAAGAAAACAAACGATCCGCGCCTGCCCGTTTTGTCGGTCGTGTATGTCAACGGTAAACCCAGCACGGACGTGTCGATCCAGAAAGGGATGCCCGCCAATATCGCCAACTCGAAACCAGCGGATTTCGTAACGTATTCGGAGCCGAATCAGAACACGATCCTGAAACTGAATTCGCCGATGCTGGTCATGACCAACGCCGAAGCGAATTTCTACCTGGCCGAAGCGGCTATGCGCGGCTGGTACACCGCAAAATCGGCTGCCACGCTGTACGATCAGGGCCTAAAAGCGGCCATGCGGCAATGGGCGTTGTTCGGATCGGATGGCGTGATTTCGCAGGCGAACATTGATGCCTACGCGTCGGCCAATGCGCTGGTCACGACCGCTACGATGGCAAAGCAGATGGAGCAGCTGTACACGCAGTTCTGGGTGTCGATTTTCCCGAACTCACAGGAAGTTTTCCTGAACTGGCGTCGGACGGGCTACCCGGCTCTGGTGCCTAACAACTACGTGGGTAATATTACAGGCGGGCAAATCTTCCGTCGGATGCTGTATCCGGCGCTAGAGGAAAACCTGAACCGGGAGAACTATAACGCTGCCGTTGCCCGGCAGGGTGAAAACAACTTTCTTTCACGTATTTGGCTCGATAAGTAA
- a CDS encoding SusC/RagA family TonB-linked outer membrane protein → MSKLLVLLLVLSAPALAQTISGKVTNTSDGASLPGVTIIEKGSTKGTVTDSEGKYTLRLSSPQATVIFSYIGFVAQEVSASGRSVIDVALKEDATQLGEVVVTALGIAKDKKALAYAVSEVKGSEFTQARENNVANALSGKIAGVNATGLSTGPGGSSRIIIRGNGSLTGDNQPLYVINGMPIDNTVPGGSATPNGGQGNVDRGDGIAGINPDDIESISVLKGGTAAALYGSRAANGVILITTKKGKAQRGIGVEYNSTFTMENAAVFPDWQYEYGQGDNAKKPTTQAEGIAWGRRSWGAKIDGSDFVAADGKTHPYSAQRNNIKNFYQTGKTFTNTLAFTGGSDKVNYRFSVSDLDAKGILPTNTYNRKTGNLNLNGAFGERISIEALAQYTLEKGHNKTGAGDALGNPNWTPYMIGNTSDIRWLSPGYDANGNEIAWNDADIASNSYFVVNKYKQDDSKNRFIGQVGLTYKLLKNLSVKGTVSRDFYNYNYKYILPTGTRYIPNGQYTQLKTDVSETNTMLTANYNTTFGNFGLSALAGMNRRDFSYNQLNTSGQTFIIPYFYSSTNLATVSTVPLNQQTRTNSVFASADLDYKGVAFLTMTGRQDWFSTLSPKNNTIFYPSIGGSFVLSQAIQLPRVIDYAKVRASWAQVGGATPDPYVINLSYSMVPSSGQPLQNVTSNAITNAGLKPLTSTTYEVGLDLQFFNKKVGLDLTYYNRATTNDIVQTSISSTSGYNSVYLNVGKLNNRGIEALVTVNPVRSSNFGWNLSYNVAYNDSKVVKLADGINSMQMATSVGNWAYINSIEGRPYGTIVGTTRVRDANGNIVYDPTTGFAQKSALQELGKGVPPLTMGLTNEFRYKNFSLNVLLDGKFGNKVFSVMEVYANRMGKLKRTLEGRENGLTVTGVTANGDAYTKTIAKENLRNYYDNDKNYTELFLHDGSFVKLRQVIFSYNIPVSTLKFVRLQSASVSFVARNLLTLYRQTDNFDPEQSFTNSSNQGFESLGLPRTRSYGLNLIVKF, encoded by the coding sequence TTGAGTAAGCTTCTTGTGCTATTGCTGGTGCTCAGTGCACCGGCTCTGGCGCAGACGATTTCTGGAAAAGTGACAAATACAAGTGATGGGGCATCGCTGCCTGGCGTTACCATTATTGAAAAAGGATCAACGAAAGGAACGGTAACAGACAGCGAGGGTAAATACACGCTCCGGTTGTCGAGCCCTCAGGCAACCGTGATCTTTTCGTACATTGGTTTTGTAGCGCAGGAGGTTAGCGCTTCCGGCCGGTCAGTAATCGATGTCGCTCTGAAAGAAGACGCTACGCAACTGGGTGAAGTGGTCGTTACGGCGCTGGGTATTGCCAAAGACAAAAAGGCATTGGCTTACGCCGTCAGTGAAGTAAAAGGATCGGAGTTTACGCAAGCGCGGGAAAACAACGTAGCCAATGCACTCTCGGGTAAAATTGCCGGGGTAAACGCAACGGGTCTGTCAACCGGACCGGGTGGCTCCAGCCGGATTATTATTCGGGGAAATGGTTCGCTGACTGGCGATAACCAGCCGCTGTACGTAATCAACGGAATGCCCATTGACAATACGGTACCGGGCGGCAGCGCGACGCCAAACGGTGGTCAGGGAAACGTGGACCGGGGCGACGGTATCGCGGGTATCAACCCGGATGACATTGAGTCGATTAGCGTTCTGAAAGGCGGTACGGCTGCGGCTTTGTACGGCTCGCGGGCGGCCAACGGCGTTATCCTGATCACGACCAAAAAAGGAAAAGCCCAGCGTGGAATCGGCGTTGAATACAACTCGACGTTCACGATGGAAAATGCGGCTGTTTTCCCGGATTGGCAGTATGAATACGGTCAGGGCGATAACGCGAAGAAACCAACAACGCAGGCCGAAGGGATTGCCTGGGGACGGCGTTCGTGGGGTGCCAAAATCGACGGTTCGGATTTCGTAGCGGCTGACGGCAAAACCCATCCGTATTCGGCTCAGCGAAACAACATCAAAAATTTCTACCAAACTGGTAAAACGTTTACCAATACGCTGGCCTTTACCGGCGGTAGCGATAAAGTGAACTACCGTTTTTCGGTATCGGATCTGGATGCAAAAGGTATTCTGCCAACCAACACGTATAACCGGAAAACCGGTAACCTGAACCTGAACGGGGCCTTTGGTGAGCGAATTTCTATTGAAGCCCTGGCGCAGTACACCCTCGAAAAAGGCCATAACAAAACGGGAGCCGGTGATGCGTTGGGTAACCCGAACTGGACACCCTACATGATCGGTAACACATCGGATATCCGGTGGCTGAGCCCCGGTTACGACGCCAACGGCAACGAAATTGCCTGGAATGACGCCGATATTGCCTCCAACAGCTACTTTGTGGTGAACAAATACAAACAGGACGACAGTAAAAACCGCTTCATCGGCCAAGTCGGTCTGACGTATAAACTCCTGAAAAACCTGTCGGTAAAAGGAACGGTTAGCCGCGATTTTTACAACTACAATTATAAATACATCCTGCCGACCGGTACGCGCTACATTCCCAACGGGCAGTACACGCAGCTGAAAACAGACGTGAGTGAAACCAATACCATGCTCACGGCGAACTACAACACAACCTTCGGCAACTTTGGCTTGTCGGCACTGGCAGGTATGAACCGGCGCGATTTCAGCTATAACCAGTTGAACACGAGCGGTCAGACGTTTATTATTCCGTACTTCTACAGCTCAACCAACCTGGCAACGGTAAGCACCGTTCCGCTGAATCAGCAGACGCGTACCAACTCGGTTTTTGCATCGGCTGACCTTGACTACAAAGGTGTTGCGTTCCTGACCATGACAGGTCGTCAGGATTGGTTCTCGACACTGAGTCCGAAAAACAACACGATTTTCTACCCATCCATCGGTGGTAGTTTCGTGCTGTCGCAGGCTATCCAATTACCCCGCGTCATTGATTACGCGAAAGTGCGGGCTTCCTGGGCGCAGGTTGGTGGTGCTACCCCCGATCCGTACGTGATCAACCTGAGCTATTCGATGGTGCCTAGCTCGGGACAGCCGCTTCAGAACGTAACCAGCAACGCCATTACCAATGCGGGCCTGAAACCATTAACGTCTACGACTTACGAAGTAGGTCTTGATCTTCAGTTCTTCAACAAAAAAGTGGGTCTTGATCTGACGTACTACAACCGGGCAACGACCAACGACATCGTGCAAACCAGCATTTCGTCAACGTCGGGTTACAATTCGGTTTACCTGAACGTGGGTAAACTAAACAACCGGGGTATCGAAGCGCTCGTAACGGTAAACCCAGTTCGCTCGTCGAATTTCGGCTGGAACCTGAGTTACAACGTAGCCTACAACGACAGCAAAGTCGTGAAACTGGCCGATGGGATCAATTCTATGCAGATGGCCACGTCGGTAGGTAACTGGGCGTACATCAACTCCATCGAAGGTCGCCCGTACGGGACCATCGTCGGTACCACCCGTGTTCGGGACGCCAACGGCAACATCGTCTACGATCCAACGACCGGCTTCGCGCAGAAATCAGCGCTTCAGGAATTAGGCAAGGGCGTTCCCCCGCTGACGATGGGATTGACCAACGAATTCCGCTACAAAAACTTCTCGCTGAATGTGTTGCTCGACGGTAAGTTTGGCAACAAAGTGTTCTCGGTAATGGAAGTTTACGCCAACCGGATGGGTAAGCTGAAGCGGACGCTGGAAGGACGCGAAAACGGACTGACCGTAACTGGTGTGACGGCCAACGGAGATGCGTACACCAAAACGATTGCAAAAGAAAACCTGCGTAACTACTACGACAACGACAAAAACTACACCGAACTGTTCCTGCACGACGGTAGCTTCGTAAAACTTCGTCAGGTGATTTTCAGCTACAACATTCCGGTAAGCACGCTTAAGTTCGTTCGGCTTCAGTCGGCCAGCGTCTCGTTCGTAGCGCGTAACCTGCTGACCCTGTACCGCCAGACCGACAACTTCGATCCTGAGCAAAGCTTCACCAACAGTTCCAACCAGGGTTTTGAATCGCTGGGTCTGCCCCGCACCAGAAGCTACGGTCTGAACCTCATCGTAAAATTCTAA
- a CDS encoding DeoR/GlpR family DNA-binding transcription regulator, which translates to MSVAFLKDERKELIIKQIGLHTRMSLTDLATTLNVSEDTIRRDINDLSEEGKLIKIRGGAMSKAYHHSSQLQETYAHQNKITIAEKALTLLHDGMLILIGGGTTIREFIKMIPTDLKATFITVNPLTAVELLDKPNLEIIMIGGQISRYSRMSVGGEVYQRLSELRVDLCIMGTNAIDPKEGLTDSDWETVQAKKAMIRAAQKVAVLAIAEKMNSVMRMKVADLDQIDYLVTELSADSVQLAPYRTGQTNVL; encoded by the coding sequence ATGTCAGTTGCTTTCTTAAAGGACGAGCGTAAAGAGTTAATTATTAAACAGATAGGACTCCACACGCGGATGAGCCTAACGGATTTGGCTACGACACTCAACGTGTCGGAAGACACGATTCGACGCGATATCAATGATCTGTCGGAAGAAGGTAAGCTGATCAAGATTCGTGGGGGTGCTATGTCAAAAGCGTATCATCACTCGTCACAGTTGCAGGAAACGTACGCACATCAAAATAAAATAACGATTGCGGAGAAAGCCTTGACGCTACTTCATGACGGTATGCTTATTCTGATCGGTGGCGGAACAACCATCCGGGAGTTTATCAAGATGATACCAACGGATCTGAAAGCCACCTTCATCACCGTAAACCCGCTGACAGCCGTTGAGCTGCTGGACAAGCCCAATCTGGAAATCATTATGATTGGCGGGCAAATTTCCCGCTATAGCCGAATGAGCGTTGGGGGCGAAGTGTACCAGCGGCTGTCTGAGTTACGGGTCGATCTGTGCATTATGGGAACAAACGCCATTGACCCCAAAGAAGGGCTGACCGACTCAGACTGGGAAACGGTACAGGCGAAAAAAGCCATGATTCGGGCGGCTCAGAAGGTAGCGGTATTGGCCATCGCCGAGAAAATGAATAGCGTCATGCGCATGAAAGTTGCGGATTTAGACCAGATCGATTACCTGGTTACGGAACTATCCGCTGACTCCGTACAACTGGCTCCTTACCGGACCGGACAGACAAACGTGCTTTAA
- a CDS encoding lmo0937 family membrane protein: MGNLLYTIAVILIIIWLLGFLGFNSFGLGGLIHVLLVIAIIAVVLRLIQGRSV, from the coding sequence ATGGGAAATTTATTGTACACCATCGCCGTCATCTTGATCATCATCTGGCTGCTGGGCTTCTTAGGATTTAACAGTTTTGGCTTAGGTGGCCTCATTCACGTACTGTTAGTTATCGCCATTATTGCCGTTGTTCTTCGCCTGATTCAGGGTCGAAGTGTGTAG
- a CDS encoding cysteine hydrolase family protein, which produces MATNNDDLHGNAPDSAPVALLIIDMINDLEFPGGENVLEPAEKAAEKIAHLKKQAKELKIPVIYANDNFGKWRSDFNELIDHCLNDGVRGQRLVELLKPDREDYVVLKPKHSIFFATTLDALLTYLHVEQLVIMGISADVCVQFSANDAYMRDFGLYVPADCVASQSAENTKQAVDYMARVLRADTTPSDKLDLSRLLQESSSVQE; this is translated from the coding sequence ATGGCCACGAACAACGATGATCTACACGGCAATGCGCCAGATTCCGCCCCGGTAGCGCTTCTGATCATTGATATGATCAATGACCTTGAATTTCCGGGTGGCGAAAACGTACTGGAGCCAGCCGAGAAAGCAGCCGAGAAAATTGCCCACCTGAAAAAGCAGGCGAAAGAATTAAAGATACCAGTCATTTATGCCAATGACAATTTTGGCAAATGGCGCTCTGATTTTAACGAACTCATTGATCACTGTCTGAACGACGGCGTTCGAGGCCAGCGATTGGTTGAACTTCTCAAACCCGACCGCGAAGATTATGTCGTACTGAAGCCGAAGCATTCTATTTTCTTCGCCACCACGCTTGATGCGTTACTGACCTACCTACACGTTGAGCAGCTCGTTATAATGGGTATCAGCGCCGATGTGTGCGTCCAGTTTTCGGCGAACGATGCTTACATGCGTGATTTCGGTTTGTACGTTCCAGCCGATTGCGTAGCCAGTCAATCAGCGGAAAACACCAAGCAGGCGGTCGATTACATGGCACGGGTCCTTAGAGCGGATACCACGCCCTCGGATAAACTTGATCTGAGCCGTTTGCTTCAAGAGTCATCATCAGTGCAAGAATAG
- a CDS encoding TetR/AcrR family transcriptional regulator: MSVKIKMSKRILESAQRLFLQHGYSHVLIDDIVRDLSISKKTIYNHFSSKADILMACMDQFAADYQIKAEAILNDVDLSLRQRFAQYLRFIGVSFANTHPNFWSDLRHSEPEAWEKLCVYKREILLKHFGQLMDEGVRVGYVRDDPTRYTALIVYISAMQQLNDPDYLKQFPAEMVAALPVDIADQADQVVNLLLRGMLTPKFYGEAEQCKET, encoded by the coding sequence GTGTCTGTAAAAATTAAAATGAGTAAGCGGATTCTAGAATCCGCCCAACGGCTGTTTCTGCAACATGGCTACAGTCATGTGCTGATCGATGATATTGTGCGTGATTTATCGATTAGTAAAAAGACGATTTACAATCATTTCAGCAGCAAGGCCGACATCCTGATGGCCTGCATGGATCAATTTGCCGCAGACTATCAGATCAAAGCCGAAGCGATTCTGAACGACGTTGATTTGTCGTTGCGGCAGCGGTTTGCGCAGTACCTACGCTTCATCGGCGTCAGTTTTGCCAATACACACCCAAACTTCTGGTCTGATTTAAGGCATTCAGAGCCAGAGGCTTGGGAGAAGTTATGCGTGTACAAACGCGAAATTCTATTGAAGCATTTCGGGCAGTTGATGGACGAAGGCGTACGTGTAGGGTACGTACGGGATGATCCTACGCGGTACACAGCGCTGATTGTGTACATCAGCGCCATGCAACAACTGAACGATCCGGATTATTTAAAACAGTTTCCGGCTGAGATGGTAGCGGCATTACCGGTAGACATTGCTGATCAAGCCGATCAGGTAGTTAATCTATTGCTCAGAGGAATGTTGACGCCTAAGTTCTACGGAGAAGCTGAGCAATGTAAGGAAACTTAA